Part of the Halopseudomonas maritima genome, CCAGACCGGTTCGCCTGGACCATCGTCTTCAGTCTTCAGTCTTCAGTCTTCAGTCTTCAGTCTTCAGTCTTCAGTCTTCAGTCTTCAGTCTTCAGCCTTCAGCTATCAGATACTCAGCGTCCAGTCGTAATCAATGATGACCGGAGCGTGCTGGGAGAAGCGGACATTGCGCGGGATCTTCGCCTGCTTGACGAAGCGGCGCAGGCCCGGGGTCAGGATCTGGTAGTCAAAGCGCAGGCCAAGATTGAGGTTTTCGGCCTGCTCGCTGTTGGGCCACCAGCTGTACAGCTCGGACTCGCGCGTGACTTCGCGGGTGGCGTCGACGTAGCCCATATTGCCGAAAATCTCGTCCATCCAGGCACGCTCCGGTGCCATAAAGCCGGGTTCATTCTGACAGTCACGCCAGTTTTTCACATCCAGCTTGAGATGGGCGACGTACAGTGAGCCGCAGTAGATGAACTCTCTACGCTTGCGGCGTTGCTTGTTCAGGTAGCCGGCAAAGTCGTCCATGAACTTGAATTTCTGGTTCAGGTCGGCGTCGCCGTCACGGCCCGAAGGCAGCAGCAGGGAGGTAATGCTGACCTTGTCGAAGTCAGCCTGCAGGAAGCGGCCGTAGCGGTCGGCGGACTCGAAACCCAGCCCCATGATGATGGCCTTGGGCGCGGTGCGGGTGTAAATGGCAACGCCGCCCTGGGAAGGTGTTTCGGCTTCAAAGCAGTATTGCCAGTAGCCGTCCAGCCAGTACGGGTCCTGCTCTAGCTCGGGGGCGGTAACGCGGATGTCCTGCAGGCAGATGACATCAGCGTCCTGCGTGCGCAGCCAGTCAAACAGACCGCGCTCGGCTGCGGCCTTCACTCCATTGACGTTGAGACTGATGATTCGCATGCGTGGCTCCCCAAAAAAGCAGCGTGTATGATACCCGAGGTTTATTGAATTTTGTAAATGATGAGGGTGCAGATGCACGAATATCAGCGGGAGTTCATTCGTTTTGCGCTGGATCGCAATGTCTTGCGGTTCGGTGAATTTACCCTCAAGTCCGGGCGCAAGAGCCCGTATTTTTTTAATGCTGGCCTGTTTAACGACGGTGGTTCGCTGAGCCGTCTAGGGCGTTTTTACGCCCAGGCGCTGGTCCACAGTGACCTGTCTGATGTGGATGTCATCTTTGGCCCGGCCTACAAGGGCATCCCGCTGGCGGCGGTGACCGCCGTTGCCCTGGCTGACAGCTTTGACCGCGATTTGCCCTATTGTTTCAATCGCAAGGAAGCCAAGGACCACGGTGAGGGCGGTACGCTGGTCGGCGCCCCGCTGGAGGGTCGCGTGCTGATCATCGACGATGTGATTACCGCAGGCACCGCCGTGCGTGAAGTCATGCAGATTATTCAGCAGGCTGGCGCCACCCCGGCTGCCGTGATGATTGCGCTGGACCGCCAGGAGCGTGGTCAGGGCGAGCTGTCGGCGATTCAGGAAGTGGAGCGGGACTTTGGCATCCCGGTGATCAGCATTGTCAGCCTGAATCAGGTAATGGACTTCATCAAGGACGACGATGAGCTGCAACAGCACCTGCCGGCAGTGCAGGCCTACCGGGCTCAGTACGGTATCTGATCCATTGCTCTGAGCAGGCAGCTATAGTTAATGTGATTTGGGTCGATATACTGCCAACTGGCCATCAACCCGATGAGGCCAAGCTGAACGCCACGGTAAAGGAACCGCCTGCGATGAAATGGATGATGACACGCGTCACGCTGACACTGGCTATGCTGAGCCCCGCGCCGGTGGTGGCAGAGTTGTACCGCTATGTCGACGATAACGGCGTAACGGTGCTCGACAGCCGGGTGCCGCCGC contains:
- a CDS encoding exodeoxyribonuclease III, which translates into the protein MRIISLNVNGVKAAAERGLFDWLRTQDADVICLQDIRVTAPELEQDPYWLDGYWQYCFEAETPSQGGVAIYTRTAPKAIIMGLGFESADRYGRFLQADFDKVSITSLLLPSGRDGDADLNQKFKFMDDFAGYLNKQRRKRREFIYCGSLYVAHLKLDVKNWRDCQNEPGFMAPERAWMDEIFGNMGYVDATREVTRESELYSWWPNSEQAENLNLGLRFDYQILTPGLRRFVKQAKIPRNVRFSQHAPVIIDYDWTLSI
- the pyrE gene encoding orotate phosphoribosyltransferase is translated as MHEYQREFIRFALDRNVLRFGEFTLKSGRKSPYFFNAGLFNDGGSLSRLGRFYAQALVHSDLSDVDVIFGPAYKGIPLAAVTAVALADSFDRDLPYCFNRKEAKDHGEGGTLVGAPLEGRVLIIDDVITAGTAVREVMQIIQQAGATPAAVMIALDRQERGQGELSAIQEVERDFGIPVISIVSLNQVMDFIKDDDELQQHLPAVQAYRAQYGI